Within Streptomyces sp. SS1-1, the genomic segment AGCCGCTGCCGCGCCAGGGCCAGCCGCTCGGGGGCGGAGGCCTCGACGCCGGTGACGGCCGCGCCTCTGGACGCCGCCATCAGCAGGGCGAGTCCGCTGCCGCAGCCCAGGCCCAGCAGCCTGCTGCCGGGACCCACCTCCAAGCGCTCGTAGACCGCCTCGTAGAGCGGGACCAGCATCCGCTCCTGGATCTCGGACCAGTCACGCGCGCGTGCACACGGGTCCACGCGAGGTGCCCGGCCCGCGCGAGGCAGACGCTGCCGCACGAGCGTAGGTGTCATGTAAAGCGCCCCAATCCGCCGAGAGTTGTCGCGATGCCCGCTTCCGTCGCCCCCGTGGCATGCGCTCGCGCTCCCCCCGTATGCCAGGTAACTCCGCGCCCGTCCCCGCGTCCAGGGGTCGCGGGGCCCTGCTTGTGGCTTCCCCGTGTCCGTGGCCAAAATTCACATTCCGGTAATCGGAGGCCGTACGATCCCGTCATGGTGAAGGCACCCGTACTCACGCCCCGCGCCGACGACTTCCCGCGCTGGTACCAGGATCTGGTCGCCAAGGCGGAGCTGGCCGACAACGGACCGGTGCGCGGCACCATGGTCATCCGGCCGTACGGCTACGGCCTGTGGGAGCGCATGCAGGCCGAGATGGACGCCCGCATCAAGGCGACCGGCACGCAGAACGCGTACTTCCCGGTGCTGATCCCGCAGTCCTCGCTGGCCCGGGAGGCCGACCACGTCGAGGGGTTCGCGCCCGAGCTCGCGGTGGTCACGCACGGTGGCGGCAAGGAGCTGGAGGAGCCCGCCGTGGTCCGCCCCACCTCCGAGATGATCGTCAACGAGTACTTCGCCAAGTGGGTGCAGAGCTACCGCGATCTGCCGCTGCTGATCAACCAGTGGGCGAACGTGGTGCGTTGGGAGCTGCGGCCGCGCCTGTTCCTGCGCACCACCGAGTTCCTGTGGCAGGAGGGCCACACCGCGCACGCCACCTACGAGGAGGCCCGCGACTTCGCCGCGCGCATCCACCGCGAGGTCTACGAGGACTTCATGGTGAACGTCCTCGCGATGGACGTGCTCCCCGGCCGCAAGACCACGAAGGAGCGCTTCGCCGGAGCCGTCAACACCCTGACGCTCGAAGGCATGATGGGCGACGGCAAGGCCCTCCAGATGGCCACCAGCCACGAGTTGGGCCAGAACTTCGCCAAGGCGTTCGACACGCGCTATCTCTCCGCCGACGGCCGGCAGGAACTGGTCTGGCAGACCTCCTGGGGCTCGACCACCCGCATGATCGGCGCGCTCGTCATGATGCACGGCGACGACGACGGCCTGCGCGTCCCGCCGCGGCTCGCGCAGACCCAGGTCGTCGTGGTCGCGGTGAAGGGCGACGAACGGGTTCTGGCCACGGTCCGGGAGACCGGCGCCCGTCTCGCCGCCGCCGGTCTGCGGGTCCAGGTCGACG encodes:
- the proS gene encoding proline--tRNA ligase, which encodes MVKAPVLTPRADDFPRWYQDLVAKAELADNGPVRGTMVIRPYGYGLWERMQAEMDARIKATGTQNAYFPVLIPQSSLAREADHVEGFAPELAVVTHGGGKELEEPAVVRPTSEMIVNEYFAKWVQSYRDLPLLINQWANVVRWELRPRLFLRTTEFLWQEGHTAHATYEEARDFAARIHREVYEDFMVNVLAMDVLPGRKTTKERFAGAVNTLTLEGMMGDGKALQMATSHELGQNFAKAFDTRYLSADGRQELVWQTSWGSTTRMIGALVMMHGDDDGLRVPPRLAQTQVVVVAVKGDERVLATVRETGARLAAAGLRVQVDDRTDTPFGRRIVDWELKGVPARVEVGPRDLENGTAMLARRIPGGKEPIALDALPARLPALLEEDQALLLAQSRERRASRTADVANAEEAVEAVAGGGWARLPWAALGPEGEAALAEHAVTVRCLVAADGSVPDAEDAPGNVAVVARAY